In Streptomyces sp. SID8374, one genomic interval encodes:
- a CDS encoding serine/threonine-protein kinase, with translation MQGEDRSGAGAEGGAGGGAAGDGAADGRGGPQDRWAGDGLQRADSGTAQEWPPTPPRTPSPGRPQVVIEGRYELLEPIGSGGMGEVWRAHDRRLRRFVAVKGLLDRNAMTASTQAAAMQRARREAEAIAKIEHPNVVTVHDQVETDNQVWIVMKLLEARSLADLLRAERVLAVPRAADIGLQILQGLRAVHTASVVHRDVKPGNVLVRDDGLAILVDFGIATFEGAAQVTRSGSVIGTPPYLAPELFAPGSPGPTPASDLWALGITLYEMVEGRVPFAGGEVWEVQENIRQTPDPALRYAGPLAPVIQGLLFPDPHERLDAATAEAMLREVLGDPPPRNTTGSEPATHPPTAVSEPRPDPLGPPVAAPRADGSPARRSARKRPWLRAATATLCVALLGTAGWLVAKGVGDDKDGTTGTATAGSGGRGGGSTVTEKWKATNPTLKIGVKDDQPGLSKYDRKTDTYAGYDIDLAYAIAGHMGYSRNEVAFTTVPTDYRSTALKTKGVDLVIASYSITPERKSASPGGYSVDFAGPYYEASRGFLVREKSSKYTINDSSDLRRLKVEVCTARDSTYETELPKRGFTMTESQPNTYQDCLDQLLDVTSDVYAVASDDIILAGYEKANPGKVRRLENIQGAEGYGVAMRPGSPGLKSEVCSALRKILAGKVWEDVYAKNLSTLLDNKNPPGRPDLTECEGY, from the coding sequence ATGCAAGGCGAAGACAGGTCCGGAGCCGGGGCCGAGGGCGGGGCCGGGGGCGGCGCGGCGGGTGACGGAGCCGCCGACGGCCGTGGCGGCCCCCAGGACCGCTGGGCGGGCGACGGCCTCCAGCGCGCGGACTCCGGGACCGCGCAGGAATGGCCCCCGACACCGCCGCGTACCCCCTCACCGGGCAGGCCGCAGGTGGTGATCGAGGGCCGTTACGAGCTGCTGGAACCGATCGGCAGCGGCGGCATGGGCGAGGTGTGGCGGGCCCACGACCGGCGGCTGCGCCGCTTCGTCGCCGTGAAAGGCCTCCTCGACCGGAACGCGATGACCGCCTCCACCCAGGCCGCCGCGATGCAGCGGGCGCGCCGGGAGGCGGAGGCGATCGCCAAGATCGAGCACCCGAACGTGGTGACCGTCCACGACCAGGTCGAGACCGACAACCAGGTCTGGATCGTGATGAAGCTCCTCGAAGCCAGGTCCCTGGCGGATCTGCTGCGCGCCGAGCGGGTGCTCGCCGTACCGAGGGCGGCGGACATCGGCCTCCAGATCCTCCAGGGCCTGCGGGCGGTACACACGGCGTCGGTCGTCCACCGCGATGTGAAGCCGGGCAACGTGCTGGTCCGGGACGACGGGTTGGCGATCCTGGTGGACTTCGGGATCGCGACGTTCGAGGGCGCGGCCCAGGTGACCCGGTCCGGCAGCGTCATCGGCACGCCCCCGTACCTGGCGCCCGAACTCTTCGCCCCCGGCTCCCCCGGCCCCACCCCCGCGTCCGACCTGTGGGCGCTCGGCATCACGTTGTACGAGATGGTCGAGGGCCGGGTCCCGTTCGCCGGCGGTGAGGTGTGGGAGGTCCAGGAGAACATCCGGCAGACCCCCGACCCGGCCCTCCGGTACGCCGGACCGCTCGCCCCGGTGATCCAGGGCCTCCTCTTCCCGGACCCGCACGAGCGCCTGGACGCGGCGACGGCGGAGGCGATGCTGCGGGAGGTGCTGGGCGACCCGCCTCCACGGAACACAACCGGATCGGAACCCGCGACACACCCGCCCACGGCGGTGTCCGAACCGCGCCCCGACCCGCTCGGCCCGCCCGTAGCGGCGCCTCGGGCGGACGGATCACCAGCACGCCGCAGCGCCCGGAAGCGGCCGTGGCTGAGGGCAGCGACGGCGACCCTGTGCGTGGCCCTGCTGGGCACGGCGGGCTGGCTGGTCGCGAAGGGCGTCGGCGACGACAAGGACGGTACGACGGGCACCGCCACGGCCGGCTCGGGCGGCCGTGGTGGCGGCAGCACCGTGACGGAGAAGTGGAAGGCGACGAACCCCACCCTGAAGATCGGCGTCAAGGACGACCAGCCGGGCCTGAGCAAGTACGACAGGAAGACGGACACGTACGCCGGTTACGACATAGACCTCGCCTACGCGATCGCCGGACACATGGGCTACAGCCGGAACGAGGTCGCCTTCACCACGGTCCCGACCGACTACCGGAGCACCGCGCTCAAGACGAAGGGCGTGGACCTCGTCATCGCCTCGTACAGCATCACGCCCGAACGGAAGAGCGCGTCACCCGGCGGGTACAGCGTCGACTTCGCGGGCCCGTACTACGAGGCGAGCCGGGGCTTCCTGGTCCGCGAGAAGTCCAGCAAGTACACGATCAACGACTCCAGCGACCTGCGCCGGCTCAAGGTCGAGGTGTGCACGGCGCGGGACTCGACGTACGAGACGGAGCTGCCGAAACGGGGCTTCACGATGACGGAGTCCCAGCCCAACACCTACCAGGACTGCCTGGACCAGCTGCTGGACGTGACGTCGGACGTCTACGCGGTGGCCTCGGACGACATCATCCTCGCGGGCTACGAGAAGGCGAACCCGGGCAAGGTGCGGCGGCTGGAGAACATCCAGGGCGCGGAGGGGTACGGCGTGGCGATGCGCCCCGGGTCGCCGGGCCTGAAGAGCGAGGTGTGCTCGGCGCTGCGAAAGATCCTGGCCGGGAAGGTCTGGGAGGACGTGTACGCGAAGAACCTGTCGACCCTCCTGGACAACAAGAACCCCCCGGGCCGCCCGGACCTGACGGAGTGCGAGGGGTACTGA
- a CDS encoding LysR substrate-binding domain-containing protein → MTLDLHKLEHLVAVAEEGGFTRAAERLHLSQQALSTSIRTLERYVGVQLLDRGHQHVTPTPAGQALIDDARALQAQAHAALERARRIGRGQAGHLRIGHTPAVTAEEVVDLLTRARTEEQGIQAHVRQLFPDELRDQLLTGACDLGLSRSMPADTGLTRARIAEHRLRVAVPAGHRLAARPTVALADLRGEPITVWGESGSSAYTDLLIGLCRQAGVEPDTQRNPVQGTPPITAVTATGRIAFVTTPPGPAAGGAAYVVDLDPPVHVPVHALWPAHTTCRDREVFLSRAGDFPGGGAG, encoded by the coding sequence GTGACCCTGGACCTGCACAAGCTGGAACACCTCGTCGCCGTTGCGGAGGAGGGCGGGTTCACCCGGGCGGCCGAACGGCTGCACCTCAGCCAGCAGGCGCTGAGCACATCCATCCGCACCCTTGAGCGGTACGTCGGCGTCCAGCTCCTCGACCGGGGCCACCAGCACGTCACCCCCACCCCCGCCGGGCAGGCCCTCATCGACGACGCCCGCGCGCTCCAGGCCCAGGCGCACGCCGCCCTGGAGCGCGCCCGGCGCATCGGCCGGGGCCAGGCCGGGCACCTGAGGATCGGCCACACCCCGGCGGTCACGGCGGAGGAGGTGGTGGACCTGCTGACCCGGGCCCGTACGGAGGAGCAGGGCATACAGGCCCACGTACGCCAGCTCTTCCCGGACGAGCTGCGCGACCAACTCCTCACGGGCGCGTGCGACTTGGGGCTGAGCCGGTCCATGCCCGCCGACACCGGGCTCACCCGCGCCCGGATCGCCGAACACCGCCTCCGGGTCGCCGTCCCCGCCGGCCACCGGCTCGCCGCCCGCCCCACGGTGGCCCTGGCCGACCTGCGCGGGGAGCCGATCACGGTGTGGGGCGAGTCCGGCTCGTCCGCGTACACGGACCTGTTGATCGGCCTGTGCCGCCAGGCGGGCGTGGAGCCGGACACGCAGCGCAACCCGGTGCAGGGCACTCCGCCCATCACCGCCGTCACCGCGACGGGCCGCATCGCCTTCGTCACCACGCCCCCGGGCCCGGCGGCGGGCGGTGCGGCGTACGTCGTCGACCTGGACCCGCCGGTCCACGTACCGGTCCACGCACTGTGGCCCGCACACACGACCTGCCGGGACCGGGAGGTGTTCCTGAGCAGGGCGGGGGACTTTCCCGGGGGAGGGGCGGGGTGA
- a CDS encoding SDR family oxidoreductase — translation MSEQQLLNGKTAVVAGGAKNLGGLISRTLAESGANVVVHYHGENTAADAEKTAEAVRGTGAQALVVREDLTRVEGVRSLFDQALDAFGGVDVAVNTTGMVLRKPIGETTEEEYDRMFAINSKAAYFFLQEAGARLNDGGRIVSLVTSLLAAFTDGYATYAGAKAPLEHFTRAAAKEFASRGIAVNNVAPGPMDTPFFYPQETPERVEFHKSQAMGGRLTEIEDIAPLVKFLVTEGGWITGQTIFANGGYTVR, via the coding sequence ATGAGCGAGCAGCAGCTGCTGAACGGCAAGACCGCGGTCGTCGCCGGAGGGGCCAAGAACCTCGGCGGCCTCATCAGCCGGACCCTGGCCGAGTCCGGGGCCAACGTGGTCGTGCACTACCACGGCGAGAACACCGCCGCCGATGCCGAGAAGACGGCGGAGGCGGTACGGGGCACGGGTGCCCAGGCCCTCGTCGTACGGGAGGACCTGACCCGCGTCGAAGGTGTACGCAGCCTCTTCGACCAGGCCCTCGACGCCTTCGGCGGGGTGGACGTGGCCGTGAACACCACCGGCATGGTCCTCCGCAAGCCGATCGGCGAGACGACCGAGGAGGAGTACGACCGCATGTTCGCGATCAACTCCAAGGCGGCGTACTTCTTCCTCCAGGAGGCTGGCGCCCGGCTCAACGACGGTGGCCGCATCGTCAGCCTGGTGACCTCCCTGCTCGCCGCCTTCACCGACGGGTACGCCACCTACGCGGGCGCCAAGGCCCCGCTGGAGCACTTCACCCGGGCGGCGGCCAAGGAGTTCGCCTCGCGCGGGATCGCCGTGAACAATGTGGCCCCGGGGCCGATGGACACGCCGTTCTTCTACCCGCAGGAGACGCCGGAGCGGGTGGAGTTCCACAAGTCGCAGGCGATGGGCGGCCGGCTGACGGAGATCGAGGACATCGCGCCGCTGGTGAAGTTCCTGGTCACCGAGGGCGGCTGGATCACCGGTCAGACGATCTTCGCCAACGGCGGCTACACGGTCCGCTGA
- a CDS encoding SDR family oxidoreductase, which produces MTINEQPSAPREQAAPQPASAEASEQTAPQPARPVALITGVGRSIGIGAGIARQLAASGWDVAFTYWTPYDLRMEWGAEDGAAAAIARELEDAGARTATIEADLTGPDAPTRIFDEAEQRLGPVTALVLSHAESVDSGILDTTVEAFDRHFAVNARASWLLIREYGLRFRGEPGAGTGRIVALTSDHTVDNLPYGASKGALDRITLAAAHELAHLGVTANVVNPGPVDTGWMTGDLREAIARGTPLGRLGTPQDTAHLVDFLCSPQGQWVNGQLLKSNGGAAS; this is translated from the coding sequence GTGACGATCAACGAACAGCCCTCGGCCCCGCGAGAGCAGGCAGCCCCGCAGCCGGCCTCGGCGGAGGCCTCGGAGCAGACAGCCCCGCAGCCGGCCCGGCCCGTCGCGCTCATCACCGGCGTCGGCCGCTCCATCGGCATCGGCGCGGGCATCGCCCGGCAGCTCGCGGCCTCCGGCTGGGACGTGGCCTTCACCTACTGGACGCCGTACGACCTGCGCATGGAGTGGGGCGCCGAGGACGGGGCCGCGGCCGCCATCGCGCGGGAGCTGGAGGACGCCGGAGCCCGTACGGCGACGATCGAGGCGGACCTGACCGGCCCCGACGCCCCCACCCGCATCTTCGACGAGGCGGAGCAGCGCCTGGGCCCGGTCACCGCGCTCGTCCTCTCGCACGCGGAGTCGGTGGACTCGGGGATCCTGGACACCACCGTGGAGGCGTTCGACCGGCACTTCGCCGTCAACGCGCGGGCCAGTTGGCTGCTGATCCGCGAGTACGGGCTGCGCTTCCGCGGCGAGCCGGGCGCGGGCACGGGCCGCATCGTCGCGCTCACGAGCGACCACACCGTGGACAACCTGCCCTACGGTGCGAGCAAGGGCGCCCTGGACCGCATCACCCTGGCCGCCGCCCACGAACTGGCCCACCTCGGAGTGACCGCCAACGTCGTCAACCCCGGCCCCGTGGACACGGGTTGGATGACCGGCGACCTGCGCGAGGCCATCGCCCGGGGCACCCCGCTCGGCCGCCTCGGCACCCCGCAGGACACCGCGCACCTGGTGGACTTCCTGTGCTCGCCACAAGGCCAGTGGGTCAACGGGCAGTTGCTGAAGAGCAACGGCGGAGCGGCTTCCTGA